The stretch of DNA CCCGAGTGTCGGCGGCATCGCCACGCGAACGGCGATCTGTATGAGAAAATATGCGGCAAGCACAGCGAAAAACCACCGCAAGTCGACGTTGCGGGCCTTGTCCACGTCCTCGTTCATTTCATTTCCGTTCAAGCCAGACATAGCCGAGCGCAAAGATGTTGCCGCTCTTGCCGAAGTGGTACGGGAGCGCCAGCGAGCCGATCGCGTGCGGTTCGATGCCGCAGCGAGCTGCCCCGCCGCCTCTCAAACGTCGCTTCCATCGAAAACCTGCCGCACGATGTAATTAGGCGAAGCGTCGTCGCGATAGTAGGTGCGGGCAATCATCTCGGCCAGAATGCCAGTCGTGATCAACTGCACGGACGAGAGCAGCAGTACGACGCCGACCATGAGCATCGGGCGGGTACCGATATCGTTGCCCAGAACGAACTTGTCGAAGAACAGGTAAAGCAGGATCAGCGTTGCGAGTGCTCCGAGGCCAAGGCCGAGCGAGCCGAAGAAATGGCCGGGCCGCGCCTTGTAGCGCATGAAGAACATCACCGACAGCAGGTCGAGGATAACGCGGAAGGTTCGCGAGATGCCGTATTTCGACTGGCCGTGCTGGCGAGCATGGTGCGTGACGGCCATTTCGCCGATGCGCGAGCTCGGGACGACGCCGGCGACCCAGGCGGGGATGAAGCGGTGCATTTCGCCCATCAGCTTCACCTGCTTGATGATGGAGGCGCGGTAGATCTTCAGGCTGCAGCCATAGTCGTGCAGCTTCACGCCGGTGATGCGGCCGATCAGATAGTTGGCGCACCATGAGGGAATCTTGCGCAGCAGCAGGCCGTCCTTGCGGTTCTTGCGCCAGCCGACCAGGAGATCGAGTTCACGGCGCTCGAGTTCGGAAATCATCGAAGGAATGTCTTTCGGATCATTCTGCAGGTCGCCGTCCATCGTTGCAATCAGCCGGCCTTGCGCCGTGTCGATGCCGGCCTGCATCGCAGCGGTCTGGCCGAAGTTGCGCTGCAACTCCACGATCCTGAGCGCCAGCCCTTCACGCCCTAGATATTTGCGGGCATTGACGAGCGTGGCATCCGTGCTGCCGTCATCGATCAGGATAAGCTCCCACCGGTAAGGATAGGCGACCATCGCATCGCAGATGCGTTCGACAAGCGGGCCGACGCTTTCTTGCTCGTTGAAGACCGGCACCACAAGCGAAAGTTCGAGCGACTGCGTTAGATCATTTGCGCTTTGCAGCGACTCTGACGTTGTCTGCAACTGTTATTGCTCCTAAAAGGCCGTGACGGCCAGTCGAGCGGCGTTTTGGCCGCTGAAGTCAGGAAGCCTAGTACATGAACTCTCCGGTTGGCGCCAGCCGACAATCCTGGTTCGGGCGCAATCGCATGACACTGCTGACGGTCGTAATCGTCGCAGCCTATGCATCCTTCATCGAGTGGTTCTGGGGATGGTCGGCCATCATCGCCCAATGGGCCGCCGTCGGCGTGATGCCGATCCTTGTGGCTCTTGCATTATTGACCAGTACCTATTTCCTGCGGACATGGCGCATTCTCGATTACTTCCCGCGGGAGACGGCGGGCAGTTTCCGCACGCTTTTCCGGGTGACGCAGGTTCATAACCTGCTCAATATCATGATGCCGTTTCGCACCGGGGAGACGAGCTTTCCGGTTCTCATGCGCGCGGAATTCGGCATTCCGCTGACGCGGGCAACCTCTGCCCTGCTTGTCATGCGTCTCCTCGATCTGCACGCGCTGCTTGCCGCAGCCGGCATCGGATTTGCGGCAGCCGCCCCGAGTGCCGTTCTGGCCTGGCTTTTGTGGGCCGCATTCCTGTTCTTGCCGATCACCGCTTTCCTGATCCGCAAGCCATTCCTTCGCTTCGGATTCCGGCTCTTTCCCACCAAGGCGCAAGGCTTCCTGTCGGAGATCGAAAACGGCCTGCCCGCAAATGCCTCAGCCTTCGCGCGGGCCTGGGCCATGACGGCGGTGAACTGGCTGGTGAAGGTCGTCGTGCTCGCCTGGGCGCTTAGCCTCATGGGCGTTTCGCCGCTCACGGCGAGCTTCGGCGGCGCGCTCGGTGGCGAGCTTTCGTCGGTTCTGCCGGTCCATGCGCCGGGCGGCGTTGGCACCTATCCCGCGGGCATTGCCGCAGGCGCCGTTGCCTTGGGTGCACCGGGCGGAAAGGCGGAGCTTGCAGCCCTGGCGCAGGCAAGCATCAACGCACATCTGTTGATCATCGTCTCCGCCTTGACGGGAACGGCAATCTCACTGCCCCTCGGGCGCCGCCGTCAGCTCTGATATCCTCTTGCGCAGGAAAGCCAGCTCAGGCCCTTGCTGGCAAAGGGACAGCGCGCGTTCATAGGCGGTGATCGCCTCCGCCGGTCGGCCGAGCTGGCGCAGGAAATCGGCGCGTGCGGCATGGGCAAGGTGATAGGTGCCGAGCTTTCCGGATGCCAGGATGCCGTCGATGATCTCAAGCCCTCTCTGCGGTCCTTCCGACATTGCGATCGCCACTGCGCGGTTGAGTTCGACGATCGGCGAGGGCTGCGCCGTAATCAGCAGGTCGTAATAGGCAGCGATGCGCGGCCAATCCGTTGCCTCCGGCGTTCCGGCCTTGGCATGTTCGGCGGCGATGGCGGCCTGGACAGTGTAGAGGCCGACCTCGCTAGGTTCCATCGCCCGCCGCAGCAGGTCCAGACCTTCTTCTATCTTCCTGCGATCCCAGGTCGATCGATCCTGCTCTGCAAGCAGGATCAGGCTGCGGTCCTCAGCGCACCGCGCCAGCCTGCGGGAGTCCTGCAGCAGCATCAGCGCCAGCAGGCCCTCGACATCGGGGTGCGGCAGCAAGTCCGCGACCAGCCGCGCCAGCCGGATCGCCTCGGCCGTCAGGTCCGCCCGTACCACTTCTGTGCCCCAAGAAGCCGAATACCCCTCGTTGAAGACGAGGTAGATGACGTGTAGCACGCGGTCGAGGCGCTCCGGCAGTTCGTCGAGGTCCGGAACTTCGTAAGGGATGCGGTCGGAACGTATCTTGATCTTTGCCCGCACGATCCGCTGTGCGACGGTCGGGGCCGGAACGAGGAATGCATGGGCGATTTCCTCGGTCGTCAGGCCGCAGACTTCGCGCAGCGCCATTGCCATCTGCGCGTCGGATGGAATGGCCGGATGGCAGCAGGTGAAGATCAGCCGCAGCATGTCGTCGCCGATAAGCTCCATGTCGCCGATCTCGGTCGCGTCGGCCTCGCCGTATAGGCTGTCTTCGATGTCCTTCAGCGACGCATCGAAGCGCGAGCGCCGCCGGATATGGTCGATTGCCTTGTGGCGTCCGGTGGAAACCAGCCATGAAAAAGGATTGCCGGGAACGCCGTCGCGCGGCCATGCGCGCGCGGCCGCCGCAAAAGCGTCGTGCAGGGCCTCCTCCGCCCGGTCGAAATCGCCGAGCAGGCGGATGAGAGTTGCCAGCACCCGTCTCGATTGCGACCGGTAGATGTCCTCGATCAGTTTCTCCAAATGCTACTCCGGTAAAGTGAGTATCCGCACCGGCCGCAGTTCCACGGCGCCGACGCGTGCGGAGGGGATGCGTGCGGCAATCTCCTTCGCCGCTGCATCGTCCGGTGCTTGGATCACGTAGAAACCCGCAAGATGCTCCTTGGTTTCGACATAAGGGCCATCGGTCGCCTGCAGTGCGTTGTTGCGGACCCGCAGCACGGTTGCTTTCTCCGGCATTTCCAGCGCATCGGAGTGGAGCATGATGCCGTTGCGGCGCAGCCCTTCGTCGAAGCTGAAATGCGCTCTGACGAGTTCGCCAGTCTCCTTCGGCGTCAGCGTGCCGTCAACGTCTGCGGAATTGTAGATCAGGCAAACATAACGCATCGACTACTCTCCGTCTTTGATGGAATAGGCAGGGCGGATCTCGACAGAGGCGTATTTCAGGATCGGGAAGCTCGAAACGATCGATTTCGCTTCTTCCATGTCCCTGGCTTCGAGCAATACGAAGCCGCCGAGGTGCTCCTTGATTTCTGCGAAGGGACCATCCGTGGCAACCGTCGTGCCCTTGCGGATGCGCAGAGTGACGGCTGACGCGGGCTCGCGCAGCGCAAGCGCAACCTGAAGGAAACCGCGCTCGCGCCAGAGATCGTCACTGACGATGCATTCCTGCGTCAGTGCCTCCCATTCTTCCTGCGGGACCAGCTTGCTTTTTTCGGTATCGAACCAGACCTGGCAAAGAAACTTCATGGCGTGCTTCCTCAGCCGAACGTGTAGACAGGACGAACTTCAATGCTGCCGAGCTTTGCCAGTGGGATACCGGCTGCGACACGGATCGCATCATTCAGATCGTTGGCCTCGATCAGGATGAAGCCGCCGAGTTGTTCCTTCGTCTCGGCATAGGGGCCATCTGTCACCGACACCTCGCCATTGCGGACACGGATGGTTACTGCACTCTTCGGCGATTGTAGAGCCTCGGCGTGGATCATGTGGCCGCTTGCGACGAGGTCCTCATCATAACCAAGCGAATCCCTGTCGAGCTTCTTCTTCTCCCCGTTCCTCATGCGCTCGAGCACGGATGGCTCGAACCACACCTGACACAGATATTTCATCGCCTGTCTCCTCCGGCCTGCCTCTCACAGCATGTTGACGAAGAGACTAGGCTGAATTCGACAGCAAAGAAAAAAATCTTTGTTCGCCCGGACTGTCGAAATCAGCGGCGCGCATTCGACAAAGCTCCATCGATAACATTGAAGGAGTGAAGGACATGGGAGTTCTGGAAGTCGCCATTGCAAGTCTCATCTGGGCGCGCCGCACGGAGCAGCCTCGCGATGAGCTTTACGGGACAGATATTGGCCAGTTTCTTGGGCGGATGGTGGTTGCCTTTGCGGTGTTTGCAACGGTCATCACAGGACTGCAGATTGCGGCCGCACGCCATGACGACCCGCAAACGGTTGCGGATCACACGATGGCAGAAGCGAATTGAAATGGCCTACTGGAACGCCGTCTCGAAGAAGCTGCGAAGCTTGCGGGAATGCAGTGCCTCCGGCGGCATTGCCGCAAGCTTCTGGATGGCGCGGATGCCGATCTGCAGGTGCTGGTTGACCTGTGTTCGATAGAAGGCGGTCGCCATGCCCGGCAGTTTCAGCTCGCCATGCAGCGGCTTGTCGGAAACGCAAAGAAGCGTGCCGTAGGGCACACGGAAGCGGAAGCCGTTGGCCGCGATCGTTGCCGATTCCATGTCGAGCGCGATGGCACGCGCCTGGGAGAGCCGCTTCACAGGGCCGCGCTGGTCGCGTAGTTCCCAGTTGCGGTTGTCGATCGTGCCGACGGTGCCGGTGCGCATGATGCGCTTCAGCTCGAAGCCTTCGTAGCCGGTGATTTCGGCGACGGCTGCTTCCAGCGCCACCTGCACTTCGGCAAGCGCGGGGATCGGCACCCAGACCGGCAGGTCGTCGTCGAGAACATGATCCTCGCGCATATAGGCGTGCGCCAGGACATAGTCGCCGAGCCGCTGGCTGTTGCGCAACCCGGCGCAGTGGCCAAGCATCAGCCAGGCATGTGGGCGCAGAACGGCCACGTGGTCGGTGATCGTCTTGGCGTTGGAGGGACCGACGCCGATATTGATCATGGTGATCCCGGCATGGCCCTTTTTCTTCAGGTGATAAGCAGGCATCTGCGGCAAGCGCGGGGCCGTGGCATCGGTTTCCGGCTGGCACGATCCGGCGTGGGTGATGATGTTGCCCGGCTCGACGAAGGCCGTATAGCCGTCCTCGCCGCCGCCCTTGGCTATCGTCCCGCGCGCCCAGGCGCAGAACTCGTCCATATAGAACTGGTAATTCGTGAAAAGCACGAAGTTCTGGAAGTGCTGCGCGCTCGTTGCTGTGTAGTGGGCAAGGCGGGCGAGCGAATAATCGGTGCGCTGCGCCGTGAAAGCGGCAAGCGGCGAGGGCTCGCCCGGCGGTGGGATATATTCGCCGTTGGCGATCTCGTCGTCGGTCGTATTGAGGTCTGGCGTGTCGAAGAGGTCGCGCATCGGAATGTCGATGAAGGTCGAGGCGGACGCTTCGACGTGCGCGCCCTCGCCGAAGGCGAAATGCAGCGGGATCGGCGTCGAGGACTCGGACACGACGATTGGAACGTTATGGCTCCTCATCAAGAGCGCCAGCTGTTCCTTCAGGTAGTGACGGAAAAGCTTCGGCCGGGTGACGGTCGTCGTATAGACGCCCGGCGCCGTCACATGCCCGTAGGAGAGGCGGGAGTCGACATGGCCGAAGCTGGTCGTCTCGATGCTGACCTGAGGGTAGAAGGCGCGGTAGCGCGAGGTAATCGGCGCGCCCTTGGCAAGCTCCGAAAAACTGTCGATCAGGAAGGTGGTATTGCGTTCGTAGAGCGCAGTCAGCGCATCGACGGCCTGCGCTGGATCGTCGAAGCTTTGCGGTTCAAAGGCAGGTGGCGAGGAAATATCAAGAGGTAATGGAGAGATTCGTTTGCTCATGGCGCATTATAGGTTGCCCTTTTTAACAAGCAAGCGACGCGCCTTCGGCCGGCGGGAGAATTATTCAGCGGACGCCGGTGCAGAAGGGGCTGGTCACGTTGAGGCAGGTGTAGTTCGCACCGAAATGCGATTGTGCTCCGCCCCCGCCGCCGCGCACGACCGCTGCCGAAAATGTAATCGCGAAAACCGCCGCGAACAGCGTGATGACGGTGAAGCGTCTTGCGAGAATAAGCACGTCCATGTTCCTCGGGCCGATATGCGTCTTATCGTTGAGATAACTCTTGCCACACGCCAGCTGAACGGGTGCTGAGGTTCCGGTTCATTTGGCGTTCACAATGGTCGACGGCTTGAAGGCGGCGCTTGGCAACTTATGTGTCTAGTCCCGCAAAGGAGATTTCATGACCGCACCGATCGAACTTTACTACTGGCCGACCCCGAACGGCTTTAAGATCAGCATCATGCTCGAGGAACTCGGCGTTCCCTACGAGGTGAAGTACATCAACATCGGCAAGGGCGAGCAGTTCGCGCCCGACTTCCTGAAAATCGCGCCGAACAACCGCATGCCGGCGATCATCGATCCGGACGGTCCCGGCGGGGCGCCGATCTCCGTCTTCGAATCCGGCGCCATTCTCCAATATCTCGGCCGCAAATACGGCAAGTTCTATCCACAGGACGAGCGCACGCGCGTGCAGGTGGAAGAATGGCTCTTCTGGCAGGTCGGCGGCCTCGGCCCGATGGCCGGCCAGGCGCACCACTTCCGCAGCTATGCGCCGGAAAAGATCGAATACGGCATCAACCGCTACACGAACGAAGTGAACCGCCTCTACGGCGTGATGAACAGGCGGCTGGAAGGCCGCGGCTACTTCGCCGGCGACTATTCGATCGCCGACATGGCCTGCATCGGCTGGGTGATCCCCTACGAGCGACAGGGACAGAACCTCAATGATTTCCCGAACCTCAAGGCCTGGTTCGAGCGCATGCATCAGCGCCCGGCGGTCTTGAGGGGTATCGAAGTCGGCAAGGAAGAGCGCGAACGCCAGGCGAATCTCGCCGAGGACAAGGAAGCGCAGAAAATTCTCTTTGGCCAGCGCGCCCGCTGAAGGCGGCACCCAAGGGTATGGCTTGAATGTCGAATTAAAGGCGAGGTCGCTTAAACCACGTTGTTAGGGCGGCCTTCCTTGTTCAAGATAATTCAGCCGTGAGTTCGCGGATTTCGATTGTTGCAGAAGGTCGCTTGGCAATGTTGCAAAAGTCAAAGGCTGCAACAGTTCCTCAACTTGTGAAGCGAAATGATGCCGGCTATCGACACGAAGTTAAAAATCGCTCTTCCCGAAATTGCCGATGATCGGTTGTTTTTCAGGGAGACGGCGTTCATCCATGTTGCGCGCGTTGTTCAGTCTGCCTTGGTTACTGGACAACGCTTTGACGGTGTCGCAACACCCCGCAGCCGCATCCTCTGGCATCTTGAGTCATCGATTTTTGCATGCGGGCACGCTGGCGTTGGCCCGGCATTTCTTCGGCCCTGACGACCAGGCTCGCGAGACTTCACGAGCGTTGGCCCAATAGCACCTCCTTGGAAGCCGATCCCGTGCAGTTTTTGCGGCCGCTTTTGATTCTAAAGCCGCGTCCAGGTCTGCGACTTGCAGAGTACCTTAAGCACGCAGCCCTTCATCTTTAACGAATTGCCGGAGAGGCTTCCCGAGCCGCTGTAGGTCTTGTCGTTTTTAGGGTCGGTGATCTCGCCGTTATAGGTGCCGCCGGTGCCGGCAAGTGTCCCGATCTTCTTGCCCGCGAATTTGCCGGTTTTCAGCGTCACGCAGTAGCTGCCGCCGCAAGAAGCGATTTGGGCGGTTTCGCCCGAGGCCGTCTTCCAGTTGCCGACGATCGGCTCCTCCGCGCAAGCAAGGCTGGCTGAAAGCGCCATGGCGCCGGCGAGAATAAGTGTACGGATCATCCTTTCCTCCCTGATGTCCTGAGCGCGGCGAAATTAACTGACGCGAACGTAAAGGTAAACAGGCGACAATCGTGAAATTTCGCTGATTTCCAAGGTGCTTTTTCGCAAAATTGTTTCCAGCCAGCTTTTTGCGGACTGATTTCGTGGTGAACGAAAGGTTGATTTTCAAACGTGAATCTTTCGTAAAATTGTCCGGAAAGTCCTTAATGCGCAGGGACTCCGATGTTTAACGAAAACCCAATTTTACCAAGCGTTTGCACTTTGTTTGTCTCAAATTAATCATGCATTTTAGGCGTTTTTTGAAAGCGTCCCGGCATAGTGGAGCTATCAAACGAGCGGGGCAAACCCGCCGGACCGAAGGGACCGAAAGCTGCGATAGACGGCAGGGCCTGGAAGGTAAAACAGGGCAAGTCGATAACAGACTAAACAGGGATTAAACCGATGGCACGCTTTGAAATGCACAATGCTGAAATGGCCACCATGGGTGGCGACAACAACGCCGATATCTTCTGCGAAATGGGCCTGATGTATGCAACGGGCCGCGGCTGCGACGTTGATCTCGTCGCCGCGCACAAGTGGTTGAACATCGCCGCGATCAAGGGCAACGACCGTGCTGCCGAACTTCGCGCCGATGTCGCCGCCACGATGGACAAGATGCAGCTCGCCGCGGCACTCCGCGCCGCCCGTGAGTGGATGACGGTCCACTGAGACCGTCTCCGGCGCGAAGGAACAATTGAGAGAAATAACAACCTCAAAAGAGGGGACTGGCGGGGCGCCTTGGACGGGGCCGGGGCCGGGAGAACGGAAACCGCGACCGGCAGGTAACAAGGCCGGCGCGGTCTTTCCATTTAGTCCAGCAAGCGGAGAACCTTGGGCAGCGCTTCCTCGAAGCGGGCCATATCCCGCTCCGGCCCGACGCTGACGCGGACGCAGCGGTTGAGCGGCGCGACACCCGGCATGCGGATGAAGACGCCGTGCTGCATCAGCCCGTCGACGATTGAGCGGGCATAGGTACCGTCGCGTCCGGCGTCGATTGCGACGAAGTTCGTGGCCGACGGCAGCGGCGAAAGCTGGTTGGCGCGGGCGATCGAGGCGATGCGTTCGCGCGCGGCATGGATATTGCCGACGACCTCGGCGAGATAGGCCTGATCCTTGAGCGCGGCAAGTGCAGCCGCCGTCGCCAGCCGGTTCATGCCGAAATGGTTCCTGATCTTGTCGAAGGCCAGCGCCGTGCCGGGCGTCGAGATGGCATAGCCGACGCGTGCCCCGGCGAGACCATAGGCCTTCGAGAAGGTACGGGTGCGCACGACGTTCGGCAGGCCGATCAGCGCCTCGATCGAGGGAAGTGAGCCGGCAGGGCCGGTTTCGCTATAGGCCTCGTCGAGCACCAGCAGGCAGGTTTCCGGAAGGGCGCGGGCGAAGGCGACGATCCTGTCGGCATCCCACCAGCTTCCCATCGGATTGTCCGGATTGGCGAAGTAAACGAGCGGGGCGCTTTCGCGCTTCACCGCATCGAGCAGGCCGGAGAGATCCTCGCGGTCGTTGACGTAGGGCACTGTCACCAGCCGTCCGCCGA from Rhizobium sp. 007 encodes:
- a CDS encoding sel1 repeat family protein; this encodes MARFEMHNAEMATMGGDNNADIFCEMGLMYATGRGCDVDLVAAHKWLNIAAIKGNDRAAELRADVAATMDKMQLAAALRAAREWMTVH
- a CDS encoding YciI family protein; translation: MKFLCQVWFDTEKSKLVPQEEWEALTQECIVSDDLWRERGFLQVALALREPASAVTLRIRKGTTVATDGPFAEIKEHLGGFVLLEARDMEEAKSIVSSFPILKYASVEIRPAYSIKDGE
- a CDS encoding DUF2147 domain-containing protein translates to MIRTLILAGAMALSASLACAEEPIVGNWKTASGETAQIASCGGSYCVTLKTGKFAGKKIGTLAGTGGTYNGEITDPKNDKTYSGSGSLSGNSLKMKGCVLKVLCKSQTWTRL
- a CDS encoding YciI family protein is translated as MRYVCLIYNSADVDGTLTPKETGELVRAHFSFDEGLRRNGIMLHSDALEMPEKATVLRVRNNALQATDGPYVETKEHLAGFYVIQAPDDAAAKEIAARIPSARVGAVELRPVRILTLPE
- a CDS encoding glutathione S-transferase N-terminal domain-containing protein, with the protein product MTAPIELYYWPTPNGFKISIMLEELGVPYEVKYINIGKGEQFAPDFLKIAPNNRMPAIIDPDGPGGAPISVFESGAILQYLGRKYGKFYPQDERTRVQVEEWLFWQVGGLGPMAGQAHHFRSYAPEKIEYGINRYTNEVNRLYGVMNRRLEGRGYFAGDYSIADMACIGWVIPYERQGQNLNDFPNLKAWFERMHQRPAVLRGIEVGKEERERQANLAEDKEAQKILFGQRAR
- a CDS encoding lysylphosphatidylglycerol synthase domain-containing protein, whose product is MNSPVGASRQSWFGRNRMTLLTVVIVAAYASFIEWFWGWSAIIAQWAAVGVMPILVALALLTSTYFLRTWRILDYFPRETAGSFRTLFRVTQVHNLLNIMMPFRTGETSFPVLMRAEFGIPLTRATSALLVMRLLDLHALLAAAGIGFAAAAPSAVLAWLLWAAFLFLPITAFLIRKPFLRFGFRLFPTKAQGFLSEIENGLPANASAFARAWAMTAVNWLVKVVVLAWALSLMGVSPLTASFGGALGGELSSVLPVHAPGGVGTYPAGIAAGAVALGAPGGKAELAALAQASINAHLLIIVSALTGTAISLPLGRRRQL
- a CDS encoding glycosyltransferase family 2 protein; amino-acid sequence: MQTTSESLQSANDLTQSLELSLVVPVFNEQESVGPLVERICDAMVAYPYRWELILIDDGSTDATLVNARKYLGREGLALRIVELQRNFGQTAAMQAGIDTAQGRLIATMDGDLQNDPKDIPSMISELERRELDLLVGWRKNRKDGLLLRKIPSWCANYLIGRITGVKLHDYGCSLKIYRASIIKQVKLMGEMHRFIPAWVAGVVPSSRIGEMAVTHHARQHGQSKYGISRTFRVILDLLSVMFFMRYKARPGHFFGSLGLGLGALATLILLYLFFDKFVLGNDIGTRPMLMVGVVLLLSSVQLITTGILAEMIARTYYRDDASPNYIVRQVFDGSDV
- a CDS encoding YciI family protein, which codes for MKYLCQVWFEPSVLERMRNGEKKKLDRDSLGYDEDLVASGHMIHAEALQSPKSAVTIRVRNGEVSVTDGPYAETKEQLGGFILIEANDLNDAIRVAAGIPLAKLGSIEVRPVYTFG
- a CDS encoding pyridoxal phosphate-dependent aminotransferase, encoding MSAFSRFTPLVSVLPSTVPFVGPEAIERQRGLKVEARIGANENGFGPAPSVLAAMREQAGDIWKYNDPENFDLREALAAHLGVTAANIAIGGGIDELLGQIVRMVIEPGMPVVTSLGGYPTFNFHVAGFGGRLVTVPYVNDREDLSGLLDAVKRESAPLVYFANPDNPMGSWWDADRIVAFARALPETCLLVLDEAYSETGPAGSLPSIEALIGLPNVVRTRTFSKAYGLAGARVGYAISTPGTALAFDKIRNHFGMNRLATAAALAALKDQAYLAEVVGNIHAARERIASIARANQLSPLPSATNFVAIDAGRDGTYARSIVDGLMQHGVFIRMPGVAPLNRCVRVSVGPERDMARFEEALPKVLRLLD
- a CDS encoding AMP nucleosidase, which translates into the protein MSKRISPLPLDISSPPAFEPQSFDDPAQAVDALTALYERNTTFLIDSFSELAKGAPITSRYRAFYPQVSIETTSFGHVDSRLSYGHVTAPGVYTTTVTRPKLFRHYLKEQLALLMRSHNVPIVVSESSTPIPLHFAFGEGAHVEASASTFIDIPMRDLFDTPDLNTTDDEIANGEYIPPPGEPSPLAAFTAQRTDYSLARLAHYTATSAQHFQNFVLFTNYQFYMDEFCAWARGTIAKGGGEDGYTAFVEPGNIITHAGSCQPETDATAPRLPQMPAYHLKKKGHAGITMINIGVGPSNAKTITDHVAVLRPHAWLMLGHCAGLRNSQRLGDYVLAHAYMREDHVLDDDLPVWVPIPALAEVQVALEAAVAEITGYEGFELKRIMRTGTVGTIDNRNWELRDQRGPVKRLSQARAIALDMESATIAANGFRFRVPYGTLLCVSDKPLHGELKLPGMATAFYRTQVNQHLQIGIRAIQKLAAMPPEALHSRKLRSFFETAFQ
- a CDS encoding RNA polymerase sigma factor; translation: MEKLIEDIYRSQSRRVLATLIRLLGDFDRAEEALHDAFAAAARAWPRDGVPGNPFSWLVSTGRHKAIDHIRRRSRFDASLKDIEDSLYGEADATEIGDMELIGDDMLRLIFTCCHPAIPSDAQMAMALREVCGLTTEEIAHAFLVPAPTVAQRIVRAKIKIRSDRIPYEVPDLDELPERLDRVLHVIYLVFNEGYSASWGTEVVRADLTAEAIRLARLVADLLPHPDVEGLLALMLLQDSRRLARCAEDRSLILLAEQDRSTWDRRKIEEGLDLLRRAMEPSEVGLYTVQAAIAAEHAKAGTPEATDWPRIAAYYDLLITAQPSPIVELNRAVAIAMSEGPQRGLEIIDGILASGKLGTYHLAHAARADFLRQLGRPAEAITAYERALSLCQQGPELAFLRKRISELTAAPEGQ